The DNA window aaaccaccaacCAACCAGTTAAGccaaaaaaaaatgctaaaaatcagacaaacaaacaaacaaacaaacaaaaagcacaaaGAACAAATGCATTGATACCTTAATCAGAGATTTTATTCCCACAAACAAGAAGAGCGAGAGATCTCACTATGGACTTTGCTTTGGCTACTGATTTTATGGGCAGGGCGCTCAGATAGTATGGTGATGCGTAGCAGTGTATGATAGAtagattctgatcttatttacatTGGCCTAAACCTATAGTAACTCCATTTTTCGGAGTCATGTTTGTCTGGATTTTTCCTAGTGTAAATACCCAATTCTGCATAAACAGAGTGCACAGTATTTTCTCATGCAAGCGATAATGTCATCAGTTgattatatttataaagaaacaGAGAATGAAATTGTTACTGAAGGAGAAATAAGGACATTTTATTCTTAGAGAATAACCTCCAAACTATCAGTTTACTCAAGGCACCTTTGAGCACCTTGTTCCTCATGCCGTACatgatcggattcatcattggtggcaacacagaatagagaacagccaccacgagatccagaCCTGAGGtagagctggaggtgggtttcaaGTAGGCAAAGGTCGCCGTGCAAATAAACAAGGAGACCAGaatgaggtgagggaggcaggtggagaaggctttatgcctaccctgctcagaggggattctcagcactgTGGTGAAGATCTGAACATACGACACAATTATGAAAATAAAGCAGCTTGAGGCTAAGCACATACTAAAGATGAGAAACCCAACTTCACTGAGGTCTGAATCAGAGCAAGCGAGCTTGAGTAGCTGGGGGACTTCACAGAAGAATTGCtccaccatgttgcctccacagaaggatattgcaaaggtgtttccagtgtgcactgcagagtagagaagaacactgatccaggcactggctgccatttggacacaagctcttctgttcatcactgtctcatagtgcagtggttggcagatggcAGTGTATcggtcgtacgccatgatggtcagtatggcaaaatctgctgaagcgaagaagacgacgagaaagacttgggcaacacatccagCATAAGAAATCGATCTTGTGTTCATGAGGGAGTTAgccatggatttggggatggtggcagagatggagccaaggtctaggatggacagattcatcaggaagaagtacatgggggtgtgaaggtggcggtcaagggctattgctgtgatgatgagaaggttccACAGTAGGCATAacaggtaaagcactagaaacaccacaaagtgtaaaatctgcagttctggaacatcagagaatcccaggagaaggaattcGGTCATGGttgtttggttggacattttcttcctcagtacacTGGCTGGAATGAGTGATGGCTGCAGGGGGAATGAGAAGGACAATGGTCAGGATGAGAGCAACAGAGGGAATTGCCCTGATTCCCCTTTCTCTAATATCTCATTATATGAATGCCAAAggtgcacagaactcatcacttacaatgagtaggtgttggcagtgctcctcacctctgacaatcagtCAGTCATGTTATCACGCTATTGTAAATTGGGTCAGAtcctttaaagtcaatgaagCTTCGTTACTTTACCCCATCTGACGATTTGGCCCAAGATGTGGCTTGTTAAACGCAGCCTGATTCCCACGTACACTCACCCAGCATCAATAGTAGCAGCTCAGCTCTGATTTTTCTACCCCAAGCTCTGTGCCTAGACGGCCAGCTGCCTGCTTCCAAATTGATTTATGGCACCAACTCCCAGCTGCACTTTGGCCTGCGTGTTACAATGGACTAGCAGCATCCCTCCATTATCACTATGTTGTATTGTTtactctgtgctgtgcggtgcaGGGGTTGCCAGGACACTTGGGCTCTACTCTTGTCTCTGCCAgcaacctgctgtgtgaccttgggccagtcatttcccctctttctgccATGTCTACTAGGACTGTAAGGGCCTtcagagaggggctgtggggcagatttttaaaggtattgatgcacctagtgggattctcaaaagcatcaggGCCCTCAACACCCCTTGAAATCAACGAGTTATAAGctcctaggtgcttctgaaagtcCCACTAGGTGCCGAAATACCTTTGGAAACATAGCCCCATGTCTTGTTATGTGTAAGTTCTGCACACCCATTGACACCGACtatactcagccagcagcagtgtgaaGCTAGGACAGGAGCTCTGACTTCTATTCGCAGTGAGCTCCCGTCTGTCCTTGAACGGGTCAGGATAGACAGGGGTTGTCTGCTTGGATCAGCT is part of the Eretmochelys imbricata isolate rEreImb1 chromosome 14, rEreImb1.hap1, whole genome shotgun sequence genome and encodes:
- the LOC144275187 gene encoding olfactory receptor 14A16-like: MSNQTTMTEFLLLGFSDVPELQILHFVVFLVLYLLCLLWNLLIITAIALDRHLHTPMYFFLMNLSILDLGSISATIPKSMANSLMNTRSISYAGCVAQVFLVVFFASADFAILTIMAYDRYTAICQPLHYETVMNRRACVQMAASAWISVLLYSAVHTGNTFAISFCGGNMVEQFFCEVPQLLKLACSDSDLSEVGFLIFSMCLASSCFIFIIVSYVQIFTTVLRIPSEQGRHKAFSTCLPHLILVSLFICTATFAYLKPTSSSTSGLDLVVAVLYSVLPPMMNPIMYGMRNKVLKGALSKLIVWRLFSKNKMSLFLLQ